The following proteins are co-located in the Apium graveolens cultivar Ventura chromosome 5, ASM990537v1, whole genome shotgun sequence genome:
- the LOC141661553 gene encoding ATP synthase subunit a-like, with amino-acid sequence MPIFRRFDENSLNSNRTYTTKSFTSKSEPEPTTTMTINDYAFNPSVASGAQAQALNERAVELRAGIHDVLGELMVNRSFDEVLRAAEAVHESSNEIAFLECLLNDLHINGVESEAFTETLFLTGQAPTIPSPLEQFSILPLIPMNIGHLYFSFTNPSLFMLLTLGLVLLLVHFVTKNGGGNSVPNAWQSLVELIYDFVPNPVNEQIGGLSGNVKQKFSPRISVTFTFSFFRNPQGMIPYSFTVTSHFLITLGLSFSIFIGITLVGFQRNGLHFLSFSLPAGVPLPLAPFLVLLELIPHCFRALSSGIRLFANMMAGHSSVKILSGFAWTMLCMNDLFYFIGDLGPLFIVLALTGPELGVAISQAHVSTISICIYLNDATNLHQSEVVIYN; translated from the coding sequence ATGCCTATATTTCGCCGCTTTGATGAGAATAGCCTGAATAGTAATCGAACATATACTACTAAATCTTTTACTAGTAAATCTGAACCTGAACCAACGACGACTATGACTATTAATGATTATGCTTTTAACCCATCTGTCGCTTCTGGCGCTCAGGCTCAGGCGTTGAATGAACGTGCAGTGGAACTTCGGGCTGGAATACACGACGTATTAGGAGAGTTAATGGTTAACAGAAGTTTCGACGAGGTTTTAAGAGCGGCGGAGGCGGTGCATGAGTCAAGCAACGAGATCGCTTTTCTGGAGTGCCTTTTAAATGATTTGCACATAAATGGAGTGGAGAGTGAAGCTTTTACGGAAACTTTGTTTCTAACGGGGCAGGCCCCCACCATCCCTAGCCCACTTGAGCAATTTTCCATTCTCCCATTGATTCCTATGAATATAGGACACTTGTATTTCTCATTCACAAATCCCTCTTTGTTTATGCTACTCACTCTCGGTTTGGTCCTACTTTTGGTTCATTTTGTTACAAAAAATGGAGGAGGAAACTCAGTACCAAATGCTTGGCAATCCTTGGTAGAGCTTATTTATGATTTCGTGCCGAACCCGGTAAACGAACAAATAGGTGGTCTTTCCGGAAATGTTAAACAAAAGTTTTCCCCTCGCATCTCGGTCACTTTTACTTTTTCGTTCTTTCGTAATCCACAGGGTATGATACCTTATAGCTTCACAGTTACAAGTCATTTTCTCATTACTTTGGGCCTctcattttcaatttttattGGCATTACTCTCGTGGGATTTCAAAGAAATGGGCTTCATTTTTTAAGCTTTTCATTACCCGCAGGAGTCCCACTGCCGTTAGCACCCTTTTTAGTACTCCTTGAGCTAATCCCTCATTGTTTTCGCGCATTAAGCTCAGGAATACGTTTATTTGCTAATATGATGGCCGGTCATAGTTCAGTAAAGATTTTAAGTGGGTTCGCTTGGACTATGCTATGTATGAATGATCTTTTCTATTTCATAGGAGATCTGGGTCCTTTATTTATAGTTCTTGCATTAACCGGTCCGGAATTAGGTGTAGCTATATCACAAGCTCATGTTTCTACAATCTCAATCTGTATTTACTTGAATGATGCTACAAATCTCCATCAAAGTGAAGTGGTTATTTATAATTGA